From Candidatus Auribacterota bacterium:
GTATAACTGCACGGGTTTCGGGCACCTGTCCCGAATTCCCGTGCATTTTATCCATCATTCTGGAGAGCATTGTACATCATATCTACTTGCCTTGTATGATATTATATATATTTTTAGACTTTTTCAGGAGACCCTAATTACTATATAAAATAAAAGGCACCGGCAGATCAGCTCACGCGTGGAGCAGATGAGGCAGGGAGAAACTCTCTCAATGAAGCGATTGCTATGCGTCATAGCTTTTTATGCAACGGGCATCCTCTCCCCCTTTCTATTCAACGTGGTCACGTACGCTCAGGAGAAAGGCGCATCGACAGAGTATATCTATATTCTGAACACAGGGGATATCCACGAGCACCCGGAATACCTTCCCAGGATCGCGGCCTACATCAAATACATGAAGCAACATTACAGCACCATCGCCATCGACGCGGGCGATGCCCTCACCGACTATGCGCCCGGCGATCCGAAGAATGGTTCGCTCTGGAACCGCGGGACAAAAGGCAATTTGATGTACCGCGCCATGTCAAAAATTCCCTATGACGCCATGACGATCGGCAACCACGACCTCTGTTACGGTGAGCGCCATCTCGCCGACCTCATCAAACGATGGAATTTGCCCGTTATGGGTGCGAACGTGATGCACTCATCGTGCGACATGCATTTCATGGCGCCTCCGGTTTTTGGATTCAGGGACGCTTCCGTTGGCCTCGTGGGTACCATCTCGACACATCGGTGGCACCTGGAGCATTATGACCCCAGCAGCACCTTCCGCGTGGCAGACATCCAAAGCAGAAAGGTATACGATGCAATTAACAATATGAAGGGGCGGGCTGATATTGTCCTTCTTCTGACGCATGAATTGGATTCGGGTGACAAGGATAGCGCGGACAAGATCCGGGGCATCAGCGTGGTAGTGGGAGGGCACTCGCACAAGGATTTTTTCGACTATCACGGCTCCGCGTCAGCCTCAATCGTGAAGGCCGGCTGGGAGGGACGGTATGTCAGGAGCCTGAGGCTTACCTGTGCCAACGGCCGTATTGTGGGAGCGAGTTCACAGCATAAAGATATGCGCGACTATTCCTACAAGGACGAAGAGGTCG
This genomic window contains:
- a CDS encoding metallophosphoesterase; amino-acid sequence: MKRLLCVIAFYATGILSPFLFNVVTYAQEKGASTEYIYILNTGDIHEHPEYLPRIAAYIKYMKQHYSTIAIDAGDALTDYAPGDPKNGSLWNRGTKGNLMYRAMSKIPYDAMTIGNHDLCYGERHLADLIKRWNLPVMGANVMHSSCDMHFMAPPVFGFRDASVGLVGTISTHRWHLEHYDPSSTFRVADIQSRKVYDAINNMKGRADIVLLLTHELDSGDKDSADKIRGISVVVGGHSHKDFFDYHGSASASIVKAGWEGRYVRSLRLTCANGRIVGASSQHKDMRDYSYKDEEVERLLKAPAVKQNDVDGDGVSELVVYHGTSGRWESLEIDGTGPRGWTFPPHEEDAVPVCGDFDGDGKSDPALYAPSTGRWLTLCSTMDYAEHAVVFGGEGGAAALGDYDGDLITDRAIYDAGTGRYRVQLSAYGGSEVVRNLGGPGYAPSPGYYDDDALVDPAVYDEVTGRWIALLSSEDYRQVSLTFGGHGSVGVSACVGPDNRGEPAVYNESEGRLTVALSDDGYRQLFVPLGGPGYVPVAGDYDGDGFGTVAVYREASGTWVIADSRQNYSQHTVTFGGPGWEAVR